A stretch of DNA from Prochlorococcus marinus str. SB:
GACTTACCAAAGCAGATTCTATTTCCATTGTTCCTAACCGATGTCCTGAAACACTTATGACATCATCAACCCTTCCCATAATCCATATATATCCATCTTCATCAATGCGTGCTCCATCTCCAGCGAAATAAACATTTTTTTCTCCTTTAAAGGAAATATATTCCCAATAACTCTCCAAGTATCTTTCTGAGTTTCCGTGGATTGTTCTCATCATTCCTGGCCAAGGTTTCTTAATAATTAAATATCCACCCTCGTTCTCCTTAACCGTATCTCCATTCTTATCGACAATTTCAACTTCGATTCCTGGCAGAGGGAAAGTAGCTGAACCTGGCTTTGTGGCAACTACTCCAGGCAAGGGACTTATCATCACACCACCAGTCTCAGTTTGCCACCAAGTATCAACAATAGGGCATTTATCTTTACCAATAACATCCTTGTACCACATCCATGCTTCAGGATTAATTGGTTCACCAACTGTGCCCAAAAGTCTAAGACTCTCCAAATTATACTTATCAGGTATTTCACGCCCAGACTTCATAAATGCTCTTATTGCAGTCGGTGCAGTATAAAAAATAGAAACCTTATATTTTTCAACAATTTCCCAAAAAGCCCCTAAATTTGAGGGTCTTGGCACTCCCTCATACATTAAGGTTGTAGCACCATTAGATAAAGGCCCATAAACTATGTAACTATGACCTGTAATCCACCCAACATCAGCAGTACACCAGTAAATATCCTCATCTTTTAAGTCAAAAATCCATTTAAATGTCAAATGAGACCAAAGATTGTAACCCCCTGTCGTATGAACTACACCTTTGGGCTTTCCAGTAGACCCTGAAGTATAAAGAATAAAAAGTCTATCTTCGCTATTCATTATTTCTGGTTCACAATGATCTTTTTGATCTATTAATAATTCGTGCCACCAAAAATCTCTATTATCAACCATCGAAATATTTTTTTGGGATCGTTGAACAACAATTACTTTTTCAACAACTTTATCTGCCCCACTTTCAATGGCCGCATCAACTGCTTTCTTAAGTTCAATAACCTTATCTTTTCTAAAGCCACCATCAGCAGTAACAACAAATCTTGCGTTTCCATCAATTAACCTATCCTTTAAAGCTTCAGAAGAAAATCCTCCAAAGACAACTGAATGAGGCGCGCCAATTCTTGCACAAGCTAACATCGCAAACATCGCTTCAGGAATCATCGGCATATAAATGCATACCAGATCTCCTTTTTTTACACCAATTGCTTTTAATGCATTAGCTGCTTTACATACCTCTTTTAGAAGTTCTTCGTAAGTATATTTTTTGCTATCTCCGGGTTCGCCTTCCCATATAAGTGCCGTCTTCCCTCCAAGCCCTCTCTTAATATGTCTATCTAAGCAGTTATATGTAATATTGAGTTTTCCTTCTTTAAACCATTTAAAAAAGGGCGCATTTTCGTTATCTAATACAGTTTGAAATGGCTCAAACCAATCTAATTCAGATTTTGCATAAGATTTCCAAAATTGAATAGGATTATCTGATGCTTGTTTTTTTAAACTTATTAATTCCTCTTGAGTACTAATATTTGAGTTTTCTGCAAATTTTTTTGATGGAGAGAAAATTCTCTTTTCTTCAAGTATGTTATTGATTGAATTTTTTTTATCTAATGACATTAAATAAATCTATGCTTAATAAATTTAGTCGAAAAAATTAGGGTTTTCAAAAATTTTAATATTAATTAAGCTCAAAGATTTATTTCTAACAAATCTAATAAATACGGCTTAAAACAAATTCTGGAAGAGCCATTAAAGCTCTTTTATATTCTGAATCAGGAAGCCAGACTATAGCTTCTTTAGAGAGCATCGCAAAATCCTCAGCTAGTTTTCTGGAACTTTCAATAGCTTTAGAGTTCATGATGATATTAAGAGCATCATCTAAATCATCTTTTTCAGCAAGTTCTCTATTAATGAGAACTGACAAATGTTTATTTTCTTCTAAGGCATATAAAACTGGGGCGGTAAGATAACCACTAGCAAGATCACTTACAGCAGGTTTTCCAAGTTGTTTATCATTTCCAGTAAAGTCAAGAATGTCATCTACAACTTGGAATGCCAAACCAATATTTTTGCCAAAATCGTACAACGAGGTTAAGTTTTCATCTTCAATTTTACTTAAAACCCCAGCTGCTTTGCAACTATTGGCTATTAATGAGGCTGTTTTACAATAACTTTTATTGATGTATTTAGAAAAAGATTGAGCCGAATCAAATCTATTTAAATTTTGTTTAATTTCACCCTCTGCTAAATCCATTATTACTCTACTAAGTAATTTAACTACATTTACATTGTCAAGATTAGCCAAATGCCAACTTGCTTGAGCGAATAAAAAGTCACCCGCCAAAACAGCTACTCTGGTATTAAATCTACTATGAACAGTGTCTACTCCTCTTCTTGTAGAAGCTTCATCAACAACATCATCATGGACTAACGAGGCTGTATGAATCATCTCAGTTATTTCAGCAAGTCTTTTATGTTTGGTTGTCAAGCAAAATTTAGGAGATATAGCTTTTGAAATCAATAAAACTATTCCTGGTCTCAATCTTTTACCCCCAGCACTAAAAAGGTGTTCTGCTGCTGCTTGAAGAATTGGGTGACCCGCTCCTATTAGATTTTTCAGTTCTAGAATAAGATCATCAAGATCATTTTCAACTGGTTGTAGTAGCTCTGTTACTGTATTCATGATTGACCTCTTCTATATCTTAGGGAATCAAACATTACTTCGGAGGTTAACCAACCTAATTTCTTTATTAATTCCAAGCCAAAATTTTACTTTATTTGAAAATTCATCTTTTTCTGAAGTAACAAAAAATTTTACATTTTCGAGAGAATTACTCTCACAGCGGTCAGTTTCTGGAATAGCAAAAGATTCATTAAATTTTTTGATTAATGCTACCGATGGATCAATGATTTTTATATTTGAATCTAATTTTTTTCTTAAAAAGTCATAAATTAAAGGATAGTGACTACATCCAAGTAGTAATTCTTCAATATTTTTGTTTATTAGTGGTCTTAAGTATAATTCTGAAAGACTATTTAACTTGTCAAGATTTAATTTTTCTTTTTCAATTTCTGATACAAATGCTGGACATTCTTGCTGAAATATTATCGTATTCTCTTTTTTAGCATTTATAGCTTTCTTGTAATACGATGATCGAACAGTTGTTTGTGTTGCTAGGACACCAATTATTTTTTTATCAA
This window harbors:
- the sds gene encoding solanesyl diphosphate synthase, translating into MNTVTELLQPVENDLDDLILELKNLIGAGHPILQAAAEHLFSAGGKRLRPGIVLLISKAISPKFCLTTKHKRLAEITEMIHTASLVHDDVVDEASTRRGVDTVHSRFNTRVAVLAGDFLFAQASWHLANLDNVNVVKLLSRVIMDLAEGEIKQNLNRFDSAQSFSKYINKSYCKTASLIANSCKAAGVLSKIEDENLTSLYDFGKNIGLAFQVVDDILDFTGNDKQLGKPAVSDLASGYLTAPVLYALEENKHLSVLINRELAEKDDLDDALNIIMNSKAIESSRKLAEDFAMLSKEAIVWLPDSEYKRALMALPEFVLSRIY
- the murI gene encoding glutamate racemase, which translates into the protein MKLKIGIFDSGIGGFTILNSLLKTRKDVEVFYLADTKRIPFGNKNSKEIRLIAKEICAFFVDKNLDALLVACNTTNACALDILEDNLKVPCFDLINSVSEIVDKKIIGVLATQTTVRSSYYKKAINAKKENTIIFQQECPAFVSEIEKEKLNLDKLNSLSELYLRPLINKNIEELLLGCSHYPLIYDFLRKKLDSNIKIIDPSVALIKKFNESFAIPETDRCESNSLENVKFFVTSEKDEFSNKVKFWLGINKEIRLVNLRSNV
- the acs gene encoding acetate--CoA ligase, with the translated sequence MSLDKKNSINNILEEKRIFSPSKKFAENSNISTQEELISLKKQASDNPIQFWKSYAKSELDWFEPFQTVLDNENAPFFKWFKEGKLNITYNCLDRHIKRGLGGKTALIWEGEPGDSKKYTYEELLKEVCKAANALKAIGVKKGDLVCIYMPMIPEAMFAMLACARIGAPHSVVFGGFSSEALKDRLIDGNARFVVTADGGFRKDKVIELKKAVDAAIESGADKVVEKVIVVQRSQKNISMVDNRDFWWHELLIDQKDHCEPEIMNSEDRLFILYTSGSTGKPKGVVHTTGGYNLWSHLTFKWIFDLKDEDIYWCTADVGWITGHSYIVYGPLSNGATTLMYEGVPRPSNLGAFWEIVEKYKVSIFYTAPTAIRAFMKSGREIPDKYNLESLRLLGTVGEPINPEAWMWYKDVIGKDKCPIVDTWWQTETGGVMISPLPGVVATKPGSATFPLPGIEVEIVDKNGDTVKENEGGYLIIKKPWPGMMRTIHGNSERYLESYWEYISFKGEKNVYFAGDGARIDEDGYIWIMGRVDDVISVSGHRLGTMEIESALVSHKSVAESAVVGKKDDLKGEVIVAFVSLEKDVNGSSELVEDLKEHVVNEIGIIAKPEKIIISDSLPKTRSGKIMRRILRSLAAGEKISGDISTLEDSSVLEKLKVLS